Proteins found in one Massilia sp. H6 genomic segment:
- a CDS encoding UPF0149 family protein, with amino-acid sequence MHLDQPLSDKEFDDLDQFLLSDRSPEDAMTMDTLHGYLTAIAIGPETIMPAEWLPRVWGQDGQQAPAWKNSRDEEKIINLIMRFMNEVLVTFEVAPKEFEPLFCEHEVNGSNLIDGEAWCWGFWEGMELRPGSWEPIWSSEVAELMRPIYLLGADEIEESELPEVEDPKKAHALALEIEANLPAIYRYWLPLRQPAVETVVRDEPKIGRNDDCPCGSGKKHKKCCGAQPTQ; translated from the coding sequence ATGCATCTCGACCAGCCCCTCAGCGACAAAGAATTCGACGACCTCGACCAGTTTTTGCTATCCGACCGCTCCCCCGAGGACGCGATGACGATGGACACCCTGCACGGCTACCTGACGGCGATTGCGATCGGTCCGGAAACCATCATGCCGGCCGAGTGGCTGCCACGGGTCTGGGGCCAGGACGGCCAGCAGGCGCCGGCCTGGAAGAACAGCCGCGACGAAGAAAAGATCATCAACCTGATCATGCGCTTCATGAACGAAGTGCTGGTCACGTTCGAAGTCGCCCCGAAAGAGTTCGAGCCGCTGTTTTGCGAGCACGAAGTCAACGGCAGCAACCTGATCGATGGCGAAGCCTGGTGCTGGGGCTTCTGGGAAGGCATGGAACTGCGCCCGGGTTCATGGGAGCCGATCTGGAGCTCCGAGGTGGCCGAACTGATGCGCCCGATCTACCTGCTCGGCGCCGACGAAATCGAAGAATCCGAACTGCCAGAAGTCGAAGACCCGAAAAAGGCGCACGCGCTGGCGCTGGAAATCGAAGCGAACCTGCCGGCCATCTACCGCTACTGGCTGCCGCTGCGCCAGCCGGCGGTGGAAACCGTGGTGCGCGACGAGCCGAAAATCGGCCGCAACGACGACTGCCCTTGCGGCAGCGGCAAGAAGCACAAGAAGTGTTGCGGGGCCCAGCCAACGCAGTGA
- a CDS encoding NAD(P)H-hydrate dehydratase, whose translation MDTLTDSGARALACDAAVHNVDSTLLRSWPVPMPGVDGDKEIRGHVLVLGGSCEMPGAIILAATAALRAGAGKLTIATGQSVAQLVALAMPEARVIGLPEHASAGLCISAVASLLPLADRVDAVLIGPGMQDEASTAELVHALLPRLMEAGVAVVLDACAMSALLYPPPAHAAGAPWRFARPVVLTPHAGEMAHLTGTGKEAVCSAPDTTARTAAHDWNAVVALKGARTVIATPDGTLYQHEGGNIGLAVSGSGDVLAGIIAGLAARGAQLAQAACWGVALHARAGERLAARMGRLGYLAREISQEIPALLEQVAGTDAGGAATIRS comes from the coding sequence ATGGACACCCTGACTGACTCGGGCGCCCGCGCCCTGGCCTGCGACGCCGCCGTTCACAACGTTGATAGCACCCTGCTGCGCAGCTGGCCTGTGCCGATGCCTGGCGTCGATGGCGACAAGGAAATTCGCGGACACGTGCTGGTATTGGGCGGGTCGTGCGAGATGCCGGGCGCCATCATCCTGGCGGCCACCGCCGCGCTGCGTGCAGGCGCCGGCAAGCTGACCATCGCCACCGGCCAGAGCGTGGCCCAGCTCGTGGCGCTGGCCATGCCCGAGGCGCGCGTGATCGGCTTGCCAGAGCACGCCAGTGCCGGCCTGTGCATCAGCGCCGTCGCCAGCCTGCTGCCGCTGGCCGACCGTGTCGACGCCGTGCTGATCGGGCCCGGCATGCAAGACGAAGCATCTACCGCCGAACTGGTGCATGCGCTGCTGCCGCGCCTGATGGAGGCAGGCGTTGCCGTGGTGCTCGATGCGTGCGCCATGAGCGCCCTGCTCTATCCGCCCCCGGCCCACGCTGCGGGCGCGCCCTGGCGTTTCGCGCGGCCGGTGGTGCTCACCCCGCACGCGGGCGAGATGGCGCACCTGACCGGCACCGGCAAGGAGGCTGTCTGCAGCGCCCCCGACACCACGGCCAGGACTGCGGCGCACGACTGGAATGCGGTAGTCGCATTAAAAGGTGCGCGCACTGTCATCGCAACGCCGGATGGAACGTTGTATCAGCACGAGGGCGGCAATATCGGCCTGGCGGTCTCTGGTTCGGGCGACGTGCTGGCAGGGATCATCGCAGGGCTGGCGGCGCGCGGCGCGCAACTCGCGCAAGCCGCGTGCTGGGGTGTGGCACTGCACGCACGCGCCGGCGAACGCTTGGCGGCGCGCATGGGAAGGCTCGGTTATCTCGCGCGGGAAATTTCTCAGGAAATCCCCGCGCTACTGGAACAGGTCGCGGGCACCGATGCCGGCGGCGCAGCAACCATCCGGTCTTAG
- a CDS encoding MBL fold metallo-hydrolase — protein MTNRLTPILLATAVAAAVLASPAWAAAPMAKTPAPGWSRIMLGQFEVTPLSDGTVDLPVDKLLAQDPKKTAAALAKAHLEAPLETSANAYLINTGSKLIMIDSGAGSFFGPTLGRLVANMKAAGYQPGQVDEIYITHFHGDHAGGLVDDGRLVFPNATVRANKKESDYWLSEENMDKAKSKDGFKAARAAITPYIKAGKFKAFDGDVELVPGIRAQAALGHTPGHTTYVVESGKRKLHLIGDLIHVAAVQMDNPAVTIEFDSDQQAAVPARKKAFDAAAKGGYLIGGAHLQFPGLGHLATEGKGYRFIPVNYTQMR, from the coding sequence ATGACAAACCGCCTTACCCCTATCCTGCTGGCCACCGCCGTGGCAGCGGCCGTCCTGGCCAGCCCCGCCTGGGCCGCCGCCCCGATGGCCAAGACCCCTGCCCCCGGCTGGTCGCGCATCATGCTGGGCCAGTTCGAGGTCACCCCGCTGTCGGACGGCACGGTCGACCTGCCGGTGGACAAGCTGCTGGCGCAAGACCCCAAGAAAACCGCCGCGGCGCTGGCGAAGGCGCACCTGGAAGCGCCGCTGGAGACCTCGGCCAACGCCTACCTGATCAATACCGGAAGCAAGCTGATCATGATCGACAGCGGCGCCGGATCGTTCTTCGGCCCGACCCTGGGCCGCCTGGTCGCCAACATGAAGGCCGCCGGCTACCAGCCGGGCCAGGTGGACGAAATCTACATCACCCACTTCCATGGCGACCATGCGGGCGGCCTGGTCGACGATGGCAGGCTGGTGTTCCCGAACGCCACCGTGCGCGCCAACAAGAAAGAATCCGACTACTGGCTGAGCGAGGAAAACATGGACAAGGCCAAGAGCAAGGATGGCTTCAAGGCCGCCAGGGCCGCCATTACCCCGTATATCAAGGCAGGCAAGTTCAAGGCCTTCGACGGCGACGTCGAGCTGGTGCCGGGCATCCGCGCCCAGGCGGCCTTGGGGCACACGCCCGGCCACACCACCTATGTGGTGGAAAGCGGCAAGCGCAAGCTGCACCTGATCGGCGACCTGATCCACGTGGCGGCGGTGCAGATGGACAATCCGGCGGTGACGATCGAGTTCGACAGCGACCAGCAAGCCGCTGTTCCGGCGCGCAAGAAAGCCTTTGACGCCGCGGCCAAGGGCGGCTACCTGATAGGCGGCGCCCACCTGCAATTCCCGGGCCTGGGCCATCTTGCAACCGAAGGCAAGGGCTACCGTTTCATTCCGGTCAACTATACCCAGATGCGGTAA
- a CDS encoding efflux RND transporter permease subunit, protein MFLSNFSVKKPVATVVVILAMMAMGLLALSKLKVNQNPDVEVPVIVVDIPYPGASPETVEREITNRLEKQMLAIQGVTELNSNSYEGGVSIWMEFDFDRNVIEASDDVRNAIAAVRYKLPIEMREPVLRRWDPASEPVMQLALSSSSQSHAEISRYAEDVLADRFRAIEGVSTVNVNGALRRELSVLLRAEQLREFNVSVSEVTSALRTQNTNAPVGKLRSELDEKGIRLVGRIERPEDFSQIVVKRSGDQIVRLGQVAEIKDGFADVNSLSIRSGKPNVGLQIARSRDASTVSLAKKVHQVVEEANKEMPEGTKLDVVRDGGEEAQSSLNNVIESLVLGAVLTVFVVYAFLNSWRSTLITALSLPTSVLAAFIAVWLSGFTLNFMTLLGLSLAIGVLIDDAIVVRENIVRHMEKGSDRRTAALEGTAEIGMAVAATTFSIMAVFVPVAFMPGVSGEWFRPFALTVTCSVIVSLFISFTLDPMLSAYWGDPADYHHQPKKGLSRQLERFNVWFDHQADRYGNVIAWALHHRKWMAVIAVGSLIGAFTLHHFFGGSSFLPKSDGGNLMVEVRTPASSSVEYARRKIEAAAEIARSIPETKDTNSSINPNGGRIYIDIGKRGSRERSATEIGAELRSKIAPLVGAEYVVIDDLSGGGKPVQVEFTGPDSRKLMELTAAYMEKLRQVPGAVDVTLSEQDPKNELQIVLDRGLANAMGISVNDAAQALRVAFAGIEVGDWVDPTNETRDVAVRLHPDDRVNTGNIERLPIAVAGTGMMVPLEQIATITMGKGPAGIRHKDGERMITVSANAQGRSAGEVTADAMKLAKTFDFPPGYGLALGGQGEDQAELFTQMLIALGSGIGLMYLILVMQFGSFTAPLGVMLSLPLSLIGVVLALILTKNTLNLMSMIGVLMLMGLVAKNAILLLDAARVLEHEGMDREEALMQAGRKRLRPILMTTFALIAGMLPVALALGDAGQFYQPLAIAIIGGTITSTLLTLLVVPTFYDSIEIARDRMFAKFQRRAARYNVLAAFFVTFVEALLTLLMVRLLVRTVVRIGRYLTGRGRGKALPA, encoded by the coding sequence ATGTTCCTGTCTAATTTCAGCGTCAAGAAGCCGGTCGCCACGGTCGTGGTGATCCTGGCGATGATGGCCATGGGCCTGCTTGCCCTGTCCAAGCTCAAGGTCAACCAGAATCCGGACGTCGAGGTGCCGGTCATCGTGGTCGACATCCCGTATCCGGGCGCTTCGCCCGAAACCGTCGAGCGCGAGATCACCAACCGCCTCGAAAAGCAGATGCTCGCGATCCAGGGCGTGACCGAGCTCAATTCCAACTCCTACGAAGGCGGCGTGTCGATCTGGATGGAATTCGACTTCGACCGCAATGTCATCGAAGCCTCGGACGACGTGCGCAACGCCATCGCAGCGGTGCGCTACAAGCTGCCGATCGAGATGCGCGAGCCGGTGCTGCGGCGCTGGGACCCGGCTTCGGAGCCGGTGATGCAGCTGGCGCTGTCCTCGAGCAGCCAGTCGCATGCCGAGATCTCGCGCTATGCCGAAGACGTGCTGGCCGATCGGTTCCGCGCCATCGAAGGGGTCTCGACCGTAAACGTGAACGGCGCGCTGCGCCGCGAACTGTCGGTCTTGCTGCGCGCCGAGCAGCTGCGCGAATTCAATGTGTCGGTGTCGGAAGTGACCAGCGCCCTGCGCACCCAGAACACCAATGCCCCGGTGGGCAAGCTGCGCAGCGAGCTCGACGAGAAGGGCATCCGCCTGGTCGGCCGCATCGAGCGTCCGGAAGACTTTTCGCAAATCGTGGTCAAGCGCAGCGGCGACCAGATCGTGCGGCTGGGCCAGGTGGCCGAGATCAAGGACGGCTTCGCCGATGTCAACAGCCTGTCGATTCGCAGCGGCAAGCCCAACGTCGGCCTGCAGATCGCCCGTTCGCGCGACGCCTCGACCGTATCGCTGGCCAAGAAAGTCCATCAGGTCGTCGAAGAAGCCAACAAGGAAATGCCCGAAGGCACCAAGCTGGACGTCGTGCGCGATGGCGGCGAAGAAGCGCAGAGCAGCCTGAACAATGTGATCGAATCGCTGGTGCTGGGCGCCGTGCTGACCGTCTTCGTGGTCTACGCTTTCCTCAACTCCTGGCGCTCGACCCTGATTACCGCGCTGTCGCTGCCGACCTCGGTGCTGGCCGCCTTTATCGCGGTCTGGCTGAGCGGCTTCACGCTCAACTTCATGACCCTGCTCGGCCTGTCGCTGGCGATCGGGGTGCTGATCGACGACGCGATCGTGGTGCGCGAGAACATCGTGCGCCACATGGAAAAAGGCTCCGACCGCCGCACCGCCGCGCTCGAAGGCACGGCCGAGATCGGCATGGCGGTAGCCGCCACCACGTTCTCGATCATGGCCGTGTTCGTGCCGGTGGCCTTCATGCCGGGCGTCTCCGGCGAATGGTTCCGGCCGTTCGCGCTGACCGTCACCTGCTCGGTGATCGTATCGCTGTTCATTTCGTTCACGCTCGACCCGATGCTGTCGGCTTACTGGGGCGACCCGGCCGACTACCACCACCAGCCGAAAAAAGGCCTGAGCCGCCAGCTCGAGCGCTTCAACGTCTGGTTCGACCACCAGGCCGACCGCTACGGCAACGTGATCGCCTGGGCGCTGCACCACCGCAAATGGATGGCCGTCATTGCGGTCGGCAGCCTGATCGGCGCGTTCACCTTGCACCATTTCTTTGGCGGCTCGAGCTTCCTGCCGAAATCCGACGGCGGTAACCTGATGGTCGAAGTACGTACCCCGGCCTCGTCGAGCGTCGAGTATGCGCGCCGCAAGATCGAAGCCGCCGCCGAGATCGCCCGTTCGATCCCGGAAACCAAGGACACCAACAGCTCGATCAACCCGAACGGCGGCCGCATCTATATCGACATCGGCAAGCGCGGCAGCCGCGAGCGCAGTGCGACCGAGATCGGCGCCGAACTGCGCAGCAAGATCGCGCCGCTGGTGGGCGCCGAATACGTCGTCATCGACGACCTCAGCGGCGGCGGCAAGCCGGTCCAGGTCGAGTTCACCGGCCCCGATTCGCGCAAGCTGATGGAACTGACCGCCGCCTACATGGAAAAGCTGCGCCAGGTGCCGGGCGCGGTCGACGTCACGCTGTCAGAGCAGGACCCGAAGAACGAGCTGCAGATCGTGCTCGACCGCGGGCTGGCCAACGCCATGGGCATCTCGGTCAACGACGCCGCCCAGGCGCTGCGGGTGGCCTTTGCCGGCATCGAGGTGGGCGACTGGGTCGACCCGACCAACGAGACCCGCGACGTCGCCGTGCGCCTGCATCCGGACGACCGGGTCAATACCGGGAACATCGAGCGCCTGCCGATCGCGGTGGCCGGCACCGGCATGATGGTGCCGCTCGAGCAGATCGCCACCATCACCATGGGCAAGGGCCCGGCCGGTATCCGCCACAAGGATGGCGAACGCATGATCACGGTGTCGGCCAACGCCCAGGGCCGCTCGGCCGGCGAAGTCACTGCCGACGCCATGAAGCTGGCCAAGACCTTTGATTTCCCGCCGGGCTATGGCCTGGCGCTGGGTGGCCAGGGTGAAGACCAGGCGGAGCTGTTCACCCAGATGCTGATCGCGCTCGGCTCCGGCATCGGCCTGATGTACCTGATCCTGGTGATGCAGTTCGGCTCGTTCACGGCGCCGCTGGGCGTGATGCTGTCGCTGCCGCTGTCGCTGATCGGGGTGGTGCTGGCCCTGATCCTGACCAAGAACACCCTCAACCTGATGAGCATGATCGGCGTGTTGATGCTGATGGGCCTGGTGGCGAAGAATGCCATCTTGCTGCTCGACGCCGCCCGCGTGCTCGAACACGAAGGCATGGACCGCGAAGAAGCATTGATGCAGGCCGGCCGCAAGCGCCTGCGTCCGATCCTGATGACCACGTTCGCCCTGATCGCCGGCATGTTGCCGGTGGCCCTGGCGCTGGGCGACGCCGGCCAGTTCTACCAGCCGCTGGCGATCGCGATCATCGGCGGCACGATCACCTCGACGCTGCTCACGCTGCTGGTGGTGCCGACCTTCTACGACAGCATCGAGATCGCCCGCGACCGGATGTTTGCCAAGTTCCAGCGCCGCGCCGCGCGCTACAACGTGTTGGCCGCGTTCTTCGTGACCTTTGTCGAGGCACTCCTGACCTTGCTGATGGTGCGCTTGCTCGTGCGTACCGTGGTGCGCATCGGACGCTACTTGACTGGCCGCGGCCGCGGCAAGGCGTTGCCAGCCTGA
- the orn gene encoding oligoribonuclease, giving the protein MSQATQTDAAAKPARPNEFNLVWLDMEMTGLDPDNDRIIEVAVVVTDPDLNIIAEGPVFAIHQSDETLDKMDNWNKGTHGKSGLIDRVKASTVTEAQAELELIAFLKQYVPANKSPMCGNSICQDRRFMARGMPKLEAFFHYRNLDVSTLKELCRRWKPELASGFKKHQKHTALADIVESVEELRYYREHFIKL; this is encoded by the coding sequence ATGTCACAAGCTACCCAAACCGATGCGGCGGCAAAGCCTGCGCGTCCGAACGAGTTCAACCTGGTCTGGCTCGACATGGAGATGACCGGACTGGACCCGGACAACGACCGCATCATCGAGGTGGCCGTGGTCGTGACCGACCCGGACCTGAACATCATCGCCGAAGGCCCGGTGTTCGCGATCCACCAGTCCGACGAGACCCTGGACAAGATGGACAACTGGAACAAGGGCACCCACGGCAAGTCGGGCCTGATCGACCGCGTCAAGGCGTCCACCGTGACCGAGGCCCAGGCCGAGCTCGAACTGATCGCCTTCTTGAAGCAATACGTGCCGGCCAATAAATCGCCCATGTGCGGCAATTCGATCTGCCAGGACCGCCGTTTCATGGCGCGCGGCATGCCCAAGCTCGAGGCCTTCTTCCATTACCGTAACCTCGATGTGTCGACCCTGAAGGAATTGTGCCGCCGCTGGAAGCCCGAACTCGCATCCGGCTTCAAGAAGCACCAGAAGCACACCGCACTGGCCGACATCGTCGAATCGGTCGAAGAACTGCGCTACTACCGCGAGCACTTCATCAAGCTCTGA
- a CDS encoding serine/threonine protein kinase, with the protein MDNLSFPELPRANTPAHPYAQLDPQVVLEAVESLGLYCDGRLLALNSYENRVYQVGLEEGAPVVVKFYRPQRWTDAAILEDHAFVTELAEREIPVVPAMLIDGRSLHSCQGYRFSVFPRRGGRAPELGDPATLEWIGRFIGRIHAVGALAPYTARPELNQQTFGREPVDWLRSHGFIPLELAATYASVVEQALDGVARCYERAGELPSLRLHGDCHAGNVLWTPDGPHFVDFDDSRMGPAIQDLWMLLSGERHEMVGQMADVLAGYEDFCDFHPRQLYLVEALRTLRLIHYSCWLAMRWDDPAFPAAFPWFNTQRYWQDRILELREQVALMDEPPLWGHNA; encoded by the coding sequence ATGGATAATCTGTCTTTCCCTGAACTGCCCCGCGCCAATACCCCGGCCCATCCGTACGCGCAACTCGACCCGCAAGTGGTGCTCGAAGCCGTCGAGAGCCTGGGCCTGTACTGCGACGGCCGCCTGCTCGCGCTCAACAGCTACGAGAACCGCGTCTACCAGGTCGGCCTCGAAGAGGGCGCTCCGGTGGTGGTCAAGTTCTACCGCCCGCAGCGCTGGACCGATGCGGCCATCCTCGAAGATCATGCCTTCGTGACCGAACTGGCCGAGCGCGAGATTCCGGTGGTGCCGGCCATGCTGATCGACGGGCGCAGCCTGCACAGCTGCCAGGGTTACCGCTTCTCGGTGTTTCCGCGCCGCGGCGGGCGCGCGCCCGAACTGGGCGATCCGGCCACGCTGGAATGGATCGGGCGCTTCATCGGCCGCATCCACGCGGTGGGCGCCCTGGCGCCCTATACGGCGCGTCCGGAACTGAACCAGCAAACTTTCGGGCGCGAGCCCGTCGACTGGCTGCGCAGCCATGGCTTCATTCCGCTTGAACTGGCCGCTACCTATGCCAGCGTGGTCGAGCAGGCGCTCGATGGGGTGGCGCGCTGTTACGAGCGCGCCGGCGAGCTGCCCTCGCTGCGCCTGCATGGCGACTGCCACGCCGGCAACGTGCTGTGGACGCCGGACGGCCCGCATTTCGTCGACTTCGACGATAGCCGCATGGGGCCGGCCATCCAGGACCTGTGGATGCTGCTCTCCGGCGAGCGCCACGAGATGGTCGGGCAGATGGCCGACGTGCTGGCCGGCTATGAAGACTTCTGCGACTTCCATCCGCGCCAGCTCTACCTGGTCGAGGCGCTGCGCACGCTGCGGCTGATCCATTATTCGTGCTGGCTGGCGATGCGCTGGGACGACCCGGCTTTTCCGGCGGCCTTTCCCTGGTTTAATACCCAGCGTTACTGGCAGGACCGCATTCTCGAGCTGCGCGAACAGGTGGCGCTGATGGACGAGCCGCCGCTGTGGGGACACAATGCCTGA
- a CDS encoding DUF475 domain-containing protein, protein MRHFRLSIAVTLILMGLAGWWGYEHRGIAGMLHALGITAVLGVLEVSLSFDNAVVNASVLRGWNEFWRKLFLTVGILVAVFGMRLLFPLVIVSAATGLGLIEVWQLAIDNPREYSRHLTEKHAEVASFGGAFLLLVFLNFLFDQEKQLHWLGWVEEKVGKYGTEGLAILITLSAVCGAMSLMPVARKLPVLVAGVTGVLIYIGVQWLSGLLEHQEDEPAVGKMLSQGSIGGFLYLEVLDASFSFDGVIGAFAITNDVVIIMLGLAIGAMFVRSMTVFLVYKGTLEEFVFLEHGAHYAIGILALIMFASVHYHIPEWFTGLSGLAFILVSLWSSIRYRRRLESAAP, encoded by the coding sequence ATGCGGCATTTCAGGTTGTCGATAGCGGTCACGCTCATCCTGATGGGCCTTGCCGGCTGGTGGGGTTACGAGCACCGTGGCATCGCCGGCATGCTGCACGCGCTCGGAATCACCGCCGTGCTGGGCGTACTCGAAGTGTCGCTTTCTTTCGACAACGCGGTCGTCAACGCCTCGGTGCTGCGCGGCTGGAACGAGTTCTGGCGCAAATTATTCCTCACCGTCGGCATCCTGGTGGCCGTGTTCGGCATGCGGCTGCTGTTCCCGCTCGTGATCGTCTCGGCCGCAACCGGGCTCGGCCTGATCGAGGTATGGCAACTGGCCATCGACAATCCACGCGAATATTCGCGCCACCTCACCGAAAAGCATGCCGAGGTCGCCTCTTTCGGGGGCGCCTTCCTGTTGCTGGTATTCCTGAACTTTTTGTTCGACCAGGAAAAGCAGCTGCACTGGCTCGGCTGGGTCGAGGAAAAAGTCGGCAAGTATGGCACCGAGGGCCTGGCCATCCTGATCACCCTGTCGGCGGTGTGCGGCGCGATGTCGCTGATGCCGGTTGCGCGCAAGCTGCCGGTGCTGGTGGCCGGCGTTACCGGCGTGCTCATCTATATAGGGGTGCAATGGCTCAGCGGCCTGCTCGAACACCAGGAAGACGAGCCGGCGGTCGGCAAGATGCTCTCGCAGGGCAGCATCGGCGGCTTTCTCTACCTTGAAGTGCTGGACGCCTCGTTCAGCTTCGATGGCGTGATCGGTGCATTTGCGATCACCAACGACGTGGTCATCATCATGCTCGGCCTGGCGATCGGCGCCATGTTCGTGCGCTCGATGACGGTATTCCTGGTCTACAAGGGCACGCTCGAAGAATTCGTCTTTCTCGAGCACGGCGCGCATTACGCGATCGGCATCCTGGCGCTGATCATGTTCGCCAGCGTCCACTATCACATCCCCGAATGGTTCACCGGGCTGTCGGGGCTGGCGTTCATCCTGGTGTCGCTGTGGTCCTCGATCCGCTACCGGCGCCGCCTCGAGAGCGCGGCGCCCTGA
- a CDS encoding divergent PAP2 family protein, translating into MDLVYLVTPVLTWMVVGPIKFLITSLRQRRWAFNLVGNGGFPSNHSSVVSSMATLIALREGLDHPAFGVAVTLAFIVMIDANSLRQHVGRQAAAINQLACDTVGHTVLRERMGHTLVEITGGIATGIGMGFLIHAVLGAA; encoded by the coding sequence ATGGATCTTGTTTACCTTGTAACACCCGTGCTGACCTGGATGGTGGTCGGCCCGATCAAATTCTTGATTACCAGCCTGCGCCAGCGGCGCTGGGCATTCAACCTGGTGGGCAACGGCGGCTTTCCCAGCAACCATAGCTCCGTCGTTAGCAGCATGGCCACCCTGATTGCCTTGCGCGAGGGCCTGGACCATCCTGCCTTCGGGGTCGCCGTGACCTTGGCCTTTATTGTGATGATCGACGCCAACAGCTTGCGCCAGCACGTCGGCCGCCAGGCGGCGGCGATCAACCAGCTGGCGTGCGACACGGTCGGACACACGGTCCTGCGCGAGCGCATGGGCCATACCTTGGTAGAAATTACCGGCGGAATCGCCACCGGCATCGGCATGGGCTTTCTGATCCATGCGGTGTTGGGCGCCGCTTAA
- a CDS encoding efflux RND transporter periplasmic adaptor subunit, whose product MLRTSLLVLAIATALAACGKDSKDSAEFKDKRPSQLKVASEDVLTIQSGTLNSGPVVTGSIQPERKADLRAEVSAVVLEVLKDNGQAVKRGDVLVRLDETAIRDSLVSAEAAVRSSSLALDQAKRQLERMQTLRASGMATAVGLDDAEVRRNNAQSELSAARSRAASARQLLSRTVVRAPFDGIVSERKVSAGDTANIGKELVKVIDPTSMRFEARVSSDAIATLKVGQKVNFRVNGYGDQQFAGVIKRIDPAANAITRQVELLVEFADKAQPRVAGLYAEGRVDAQSSTALMLPEAALVKAGDKAYTWRIKDKTLNKVPLVVGARDPRTGNVEIKQGLLAGDVVLRSPTSNLKDGQKVEMPSARMASAASATPVQGK is encoded by the coding sequence ATGCTGCGCACATCACTACTCGTTCTTGCCATCGCCACGGCGCTTGCCGCCTGCGGCAAGGATTCCAAGGATTCGGCCGAGTTCAAGGACAAGCGTCCGTCGCAGCTGAAGGTCGCTTCCGAAGATGTGCTGACCATCCAGAGCGGCACCCTCAATAGCGGTCCGGTGGTCACCGGCTCGATCCAGCCGGAGCGCAAGGCCGACCTGCGCGCCGAAGTGTCGGCCGTGGTCCTTGAGGTTCTGAAAGACAATGGCCAAGCGGTCAAGCGCGGCGACGTGCTGGTGCGCCTGGACGAGACCGCGATCCGCGACAGCCTGGTGTCGGCCGAAGCGGCCGTGCGCTCGTCTAGCCTGGCGCTGGACCAGGCCAAGCGCCAGCTCGAGCGCATGCAAACCCTGCGCGCCTCGGGCATGGCCACCGCCGTCGGCCTGGACGATGCCGAAGTGCGCCGCAACAATGCCCAGAGCGAATTGTCGGCCGCCAGGAGCCGCGCCGCGAGCGCGCGCCAGCTGCTCAGTCGCACCGTGGTGCGTGCGCCCTTCGACGGCATCGTCTCCGAGCGCAAGGTGTCGGCCGGCGACACCGCCAACATTGGCAAGGAACTGGTCAAGGTGATCGATCCGACCAGCATGCGTTTCGAAGCGCGCGTGTCGTCCGATGCGATCGCGACCCTGAAAGTCGGCCAGAAGGTCAATTTCCGCGTCAATGGCTATGGTGACCAGCAGTTTGCCGGCGTCATCAAGCGCATCGACCCGGCCGCCAATGCCATCACCCGCCAGGTCGAATTGCTGGTCGAGTTCGCCGACAAGGCACAGCCGCGCGTGGCCGGCCTGTACGCCGAAGGCCGGGTCGACGCCCAGAGCAGCACCGCCCTGATGCTGCCGGAAGCGGCGCTGGTGAAAGCCGGCGACAAGGCCTATACCTGGCGCATCAAGGACAAGACCCTGAACAAGGTTCCGCTGGTGGTCGGCGCGCGCGATCCGCGTACCGGCAATGTCGAGATCAAGCAGGGCCTGCTGGCCGGCGACGTGGTGCTGCGCTCGCCCACCTCGAACCTGAAAGACGGCCAGAAGGTCGAGATGCCGTCGGCGCGCATGGCCAGCGCCGCCAGCGCCACGCCAGTGCAAGGGAAATAA